ACAGGGGGTCAGGATACCTCATTCGGCCTCATTTATTTCTCAAACAGCTTATCCGGCAGCGCTCCGGATATTTTTTTATCCGCTGCGGTTTCGAACAGTACCTTTCCGTTCCTTACGATGGTGAGTTTCAGCGGTGCATCGGTGGTGACCTCGAACCGTGAAACCCTGACAAGCTTCGAGACGGAGTCGAGATCGATGCTCACCTGGCTGATGTTCTCGACGTTGACGGAAAGGACATCGTCTTTGAGAGACGCGTGAATCCGTGCGAATGAGTTTTCTTGGGCCGGAGTGATATCGAGCCAGAAGAAGCGTTTTGCCTCGTCGGTCACCAGTGTCAGCTCCGGGAAGAAACGCGTGGGCGTTTCAAAACCCGATTCGCACTTGTTTTCGTAGTATGTGAGACGGTCGCAGACCCATGATGCGGTAAAATTCGTCGGGCAGTGCGCTGCACCATGGAGCCAGAAAACATCGGGTTGAAAGCGGTAAAACCGGCGTATGGTCTCGGTGAGATGTTCCGATTGTTCTGGCGGTACCCATGTATCGTTGGTGCCATGCCACATCATGAGGGGTACGTATTGGAAATTCGGTGCATATGAAACAGCCGACCGCCGCTCGTAATCGAATCGCGTTGCTTCGGAATACGGGCCGCATTCGCGCTCCACGCTCCCTATCAGAGAGGGAATCGTTGTCTCGGTAAACAATTTGAGGTCCATGACTCCCTGACCGGCCACAGCGGCAGCAAACAGGTCGGGATATTTCGCCGCCATGACCGCGGCGAGCATGCCGCCCATCGACCGGCCGACGATGTATACTTTCGAGGAATCGACGCTGTAGTTCTGTTTCATGTAGGTTATCGCATCGATGATATCATGCTGGGCTTCAAGCGCGGCGCAGGAAGTCTCGCCGCTGGTCCGCTTCCCGTGGAGCTCGGGGCATACGAGAAGGTAACCTCGGGCATCGCATTCGGGATAATACCCCGTCCGGGCTCCGGTAAAACGGTTCCCGCCCATGTAGTGGGCAACCACGAGGAGCGGACTGGTAGTGCGGGTCCGGCAGACATTGGGGATGTATGCGACTGCTTTCTGCTCTGTCTGGTCGAATGAACTGCGAAAAGTGAATTCAATCTCTTCTCCCGTGCACCATGAGGCAGAAAGTAAAAGCACAAGGAATAGTACGGCAGATAATAATCGTGTGCTGAATAGAGATAATTTTTTCCGCATAATGAATTCCTCCCTTTGTCAATTC
This region of bacterium genomic DNA includes:
- a CDS encoding alpha/beta fold hydrolase, whose amino-acid sequence is MRKKLSLFSTRLLSAVLFLVLLLSASWCTGEEIEFTFRSSFDQTEQKAVAYIPNVCRTRTTSPLLVVAHYMGGNRFTGARTGYYPECDARGYLLVCPELHGKRTSGETSCAALEAQHDIIDAITYMKQNYSVDSSKVYIVGRSMGGMLAAVMAAKYPDLFAAAVAGQGVMDLKLFTETTIPSLIGSVERECGPYSEATRFDYERRSAVSYAPNFQYVPLMMWHGTNDTWVPPEQSEHLTETIRRFYRFQPDVFWLHGAAHCPTNFTASWVCDRLTYYENKCESGFETPTRFFPELTLVTDEAKRFFWLDITPAQENSFARIHASLKDDVLSVNVENISQVSIDLDSVSKLVRVSRFEVTTDAPLKLTIVRNGKVLFETAADKKISGALPDKLFEK